One segment of Phaeacidiphilus oryzae TH49 DNA contains the following:
- a CDS encoding metallophosphoesterase family protein — translation MRRATKLSSAALGLALLAATGTAVAAANHGDDDWPYAQHSAASATAAASYTLAAVGDIACEPDDAENAANPASLKCGSATLGGMSAEFATAKQAQAMHPDAVALLGDEQYQVGKLTDFEQSFEQAWGGLKMLERPAPGNHEYYPYTKKGDNEAGQNGAGYFGYFNGHDQAGTPNAQGQAGDDTADDQGWYSYNLGNWHIVSLNAECDSDAFKHDCSTTDGGLLARETQWLSQDLAANRHPCTIAYWHQPAFSATTASTATVPASAPGAGGVEGGATDAWWKLLYQHHATLVLNGHEHAYARLRPMNPAGQYDPAHGIPEFIVGSGGEALDTLAGTPGHYDNPNVVTAQASAFGGMKLTLKPHSYSWDYQPVQPGPGFDSTSLQYSDSGTGTCH, via the coding sequence ATGAGACGTGCCACCAAGCTCTCCTCCGCCGCTCTCGGGCTGGCCCTGCTCGCGGCCACCGGAACCGCCGTCGCCGCCGCGAACCACGGCGACGACGACTGGCCGTACGCCCAGCACAGCGCGGCCTCGGCCACGGCCGCGGCCTCGTACACCTTGGCGGCCGTCGGCGACATCGCATGCGAGCCCGACGACGCCGAGAACGCCGCCAACCCGGCCTCGCTCAAGTGCGGAAGCGCCACCCTGGGCGGCATGAGCGCCGAGTTCGCCACCGCGAAGCAGGCCCAGGCCATGCACCCGGACGCCGTGGCGCTGCTGGGCGACGAGCAGTACCAGGTCGGCAAGCTCACCGACTTCGAGCAGTCCTTCGAACAGGCCTGGGGCGGCCTGAAGATGCTCGAGCGCCCGGCGCCGGGCAACCACGAGTACTACCCGTACACGAAGAAGGGCGACAACGAGGCCGGCCAGAACGGCGCCGGCTACTTCGGCTACTTCAATGGCCACGACCAGGCCGGCACGCCGAACGCCCAGGGCCAGGCCGGCGACGACACCGCCGACGACCAGGGCTGGTACTCCTACAACCTCGGCAACTGGCACATCGTCTCGCTCAACGCCGAGTGCGACTCGGACGCCTTCAAGCACGACTGCTCCACCACGGACGGCGGCCTCCTCGCCCGCGAGACCCAGTGGCTCTCCCAGGACCTGGCCGCCAACCGGCACCCCTGCACCATCGCCTACTGGCACCAGCCGGCCTTCAGCGCCACCACCGCCTCGACGGCCACCGTGCCGGCCTCCGCCCCCGGTGCGGGCGGCGTCGAGGGCGGAGCCACCGACGCCTGGTGGAAGCTCCTCTACCAGCACCACGCCACGCTCGTCCTCAACGGCCACGAGCACGCCTACGCGCGGCTGCGCCCGATGAACCCGGCCGGCCAGTACGACCCGGCCCACGGCATCCCGGAGTTCATCGTCGGCTCCGGCGGCGAGGCCCTCGACACCCTGGCCGGCACCCCGGGCCACTACGACAACCCCAACGTGGTCACCGCCCAGGCCAGCGCCTTCGGCGGCATGAAGCTCACCCTCAAGCCGCACAG
- a CDS encoding glycoside hydrolase family protein: MWLGGLGLAPAALLVPAPATATATATVPVSATAPVSATAPVSAPASAPASAGETEAGAFSLPGLDLHDGMVAKFGSTYYAYGTEYGCGYQWSVSSPWCGFGVSTAPSTTGPWSPVRTIVQPGQNDPADKQSLDQVCGENGGHGCFNPRMVQRADGAFILWFNAVADRVSATTNAYVVMGCNGPAGGCGAEAGPPYGSTHKPVLHQCNGNNGDFALAAAADDADGDGGTLICDLGGVLSEEQLDPSWLDGDGNGSTGLGGLTSVEAPGVYQDANSGKWILTYSDPNCGYCSGTPTGYATADSPTGPWSWPRPAGFSAPVNGRRDISATSCGGQPRTVSILDGQAYEGIDLWTGSRNQAAAGVRYEPLNFLNPSGAPGKAWQPFTPFSCTTPSASSPSSPSSPSSPSSPSSPSSPSSAPARWPLSWTPGGAADRAEAAERGRGRRAAEPALSAPR, translated from the coding sequence GTGTGGCTGGGAGGGCTCGGGCTGGCGCCGGCGGCCCTCCTCGTCCCCGCTCCCGCGACCGCTACCGCTACCGCTACCGTTCCCGTCTCCGCGACCGCGCCGGTCTCCGCGACCGCGCCGGTCTCCGCCCCCGCCTCCGCCCCTGCCTCCGCCGGGGAGACCGAGGCAGGCGCCTTCTCGCTGCCCGGGCTCGATCTTCACGACGGGATGGTGGCGAAGTTCGGGTCCACCTACTACGCGTACGGCACCGAGTACGGCTGCGGCTACCAGTGGTCGGTGTCCAGCCCCTGGTGCGGATTCGGGGTCTCCACCGCTCCTTCGACGACGGGCCCCTGGTCCCCGGTGCGCACGATCGTGCAGCCCGGACAGAACGATCCGGCGGACAAGCAGTCTCTCGACCAGGTGTGCGGAGAGAACGGCGGTCACGGCTGCTTCAACCCGCGGATGGTCCAGCGCGCCGACGGCGCCTTCATCCTCTGGTTCAACGCCGTCGCCGACCGGGTCTCGGCCACCACCAACGCCTATGTGGTGATGGGCTGCAACGGGCCGGCGGGCGGCTGCGGCGCCGAGGCCGGGCCGCCGTACGGCAGCACCCACAAGCCGGTCCTCCACCAGTGCAACGGCAACAACGGCGACTTCGCGCTCGCCGCCGCCGCCGACGACGCCGACGGCGACGGCGGCACGCTGATCTGCGATCTCGGCGGGGTGCTCTCCGAGGAGCAGCTGGACCCGTCGTGGCTCGACGGCGACGGCAACGGCTCGACCGGACTGGGCGGGCTCACCTCGGTGGAGGCGCCGGGCGTATATCAGGACGCGAACAGCGGCAAGTGGATCCTCACCTACTCCGACCCGAACTGCGGCTACTGCTCAGGAACTCCCACCGGCTACGCCACCGCGGACTCGCCGACCGGGCCGTGGAGCTGGCCGCGCCCGGCCGGCTTCTCGGCGCCGGTCAACGGCCGCCGGGACATCTCCGCGACCTCCTGCGGAGGGCAGCCCCGAACGGTCAGCATCCTGGACGGCCAGGCGTACGAGGGCATCGATCTGTGGACCGGCAGCCGCAACCAGGCGGCCGCCGGGGTGCGGTACGAACCCCTGAACTTCCTCAACCCCAGCGGGGCGCCCGGGAAGGCCTGGCAGCCGTTCACGCCGTTCAGCTGCACGACGCCGTCGGCATCGTCGCCGTCCTCGCCCTCGTCGCCCTCCTCGCCCTCGTCGCCCTCCTCGCCGTCCTCGCCGTCGTCGGCGCCCGCCCGCTGGCCGCTGTCCTGGACCCCGGGTGGAGCGGCCGACCGGGCCGAGGCGGCGGAGCGCGGCCGCGGACGGCGCGCGGCGGAGCCCGCTCTCAGCGCACCACGGTGA
- a CDS encoding GNAT family N-acetyltransferase, translated as MKITVDDLTGPEIAEFLTEHLRQMQAMSPPGSNHALDLDGLRAPGVVFWSVREGDDAEGADGRGREGGEAGEAGEAGARVVACGALKRLDAEHGELKSMRTSTARRRSGIASQLLGHIIGEAERMGLTRLSLETGSDEFFRPARRLYEKFGFTYCEPFADYRPDPYSAFMTRVL; from the coding sequence GTGAAGATCACGGTCGACGACCTCACCGGGCCCGAGATCGCCGAGTTCCTCACGGAGCACCTGCGGCAGATGCAGGCCATGTCGCCGCCTGGGAGCAATCACGCGCTGGATCTGGACGGGCTGCGGGCGCCCGGAGTCGTCTTCTGGTCGGTTCGGGAGGGCGACGACGCCGAGGGCGCCGATGGTCGTGGCCGCGAAGGCGGGGAGGCCGGCGAGGCCGGCGAGGCCGGCGCCCGTGTGGTGGCGTGCGGCGCCCTCAAGCGGCTGGACGCCGAGCACGGCGAGCTGAAGTCGATGCGCACCTCGACCGCCCGCAGGCGCAGCGGGATCGCGTCCCAGCTGCTCGGCCACATCATCGGCGAGGCCGAGCGGATGGGCCTCACCCGTCTGAGCCTGGAGACCGGCTCAGACGAGTTCTTCCGCCCGGCCCGCAGGCTGTACGAGAAGTTCGGCTTCACGTACTGCGAGCCCTTCGCGGACTATCGGCCCGATCCGTACAGCGCGTTCATGACCAGGGTCCTCTGA
- the nadE gene encoding ammonia-dependent NAD(+) synthetase → MVNLRQEILDELGVKPSIRPKDEIRQRVDFLKDYLRSTPTRGYVLGISGGQDSTLAGRLCQLASEELRAEGHEVVFVAVRLPYGVQADEADAQIALEFIRPDRSIAVNVKPSADAVAAEAAHGLSDLLGDEPVLRDFVRGNIKARERMVIQYSIAGQLNLLVVGTDHAAEAVTGFFTKYGDGGVDITPLAGLTKRQGAALLQELGAPPSVWQKVPTADLEDDRPALPDEVALGLKYAEIDDYLEGVDVTPELAAKVESVYRATRHKRAVPVTPGDDWWRES, encoded by the coding sequence ATGGTGAACTTGCGACAGGAGATCCTCGACGAGCTCGGCGTGAAGCCGAGCATCCGGCCCAAGGACGAGATCCGGCAGCGGGTCGACTTCCTCAAGGACTATCTGCGGTCCACCCCGACCCGGGGATACGTCCTCGGCATCAGCGGCGGCCAGGACAGCACGCTGGCCGGCCGGCTGTGCCAGCTCGCCAGCGAGGAGCTGCGGGCGGAGGGGCACGAGGTCGTGTTCGTCGCGGTGCGGCTGCCCTACGGGGTGCAGGCCGACGAGGCCGACGCGCAGATCGCCCTGGAGTTCATCCGGCCGGACCGCTCGATCGCGGTGAACGTGAAGCCGAGCGCGGACGCCGTCGCCGCCGAGGCCGCGCACGGCCTGAGCGATCTCCTCGGCGACGAGCCGGTCCTGCGCGACTTCGTACGGGGCAACATCAAGGCCCGTGAGCGGATGGTGATCCAGTACTCGATCGCCGGGCAGCTGAACCTGCTGGTGGTGGGCACCGACCATGCCGCGGAGGCGGTGACCGGCTTCTTCACCAAGTACGGCGACGGGGGCGTGGACATCACCCCGCTGGCCGGGCTGACCAAGCGTCAGGGAGCAGCGCTGCTGCAGGAGTTGGGGGCGCCGCCGAGCGTCTGGCAGAAGGTGCCGACCGCCGACCTGGAGGACGACCGGCCGGCGCTGCCGGACGAGGTCGCCCTCGGCCTGAAGTACGCCGAGATCGACGACTACCTGGAGGGTGTGGACGTCACCCCCGAGCTGGCGGCGAAGGTCGAGTCGGTCTACCGGGCCACCCGGCACAAGCGGGCCGTGCCGGTCACCCCCGGCGACGACTGGTGGCGCGAGAGCTGA
- a CDS encoding acyltransferase family protein, which yields MAAAASAAASAAGPAAASVAPTAAAPAAPAEAGPAAAGPAAGFRPPALPSLTGMRWGAALLVFGLHTHNLLLVHGTSGAAATWAFTSGATGVSFFFILSGFVLAWTARPGATRLPDVRRFWRRRIARIYPVHLVTALLALLLALWLTPDGLPSAKQIAANLLLVHTWKGDWWQTLDSVSWSLACEAFFYAVFPLLQRLVLDPLARRPRRTTALAACCAALVAVLPWVDAHFALNWQMNSQPLLRLPEFVLGALLALLVRGGHWRGPAPDAALAVALLGYFGAAQLAAGSPYAYSACTVLGFALLIAAGATADLRGERCFWRRRALVRLGELSFAFYMVHLLVLRAALRLPDAVTHHTAFAAAVLVTALGCAWLVERGVELPARRLILAPPLWVTRWAQWRQRQKGWPAGSA from the coding sequence GTGGCAGCCGCCGCATCCGCAGCCGCATCCGCAGCCGGACCCGCAGCCGCATCCGTCGCCCCAACCGCCGCCGCGCCCGCGGCCCCCGCCGAGGCCGGCCCGGCAGCGGCCGGCCCGGCAGCAGGGTTCCGGCCGCCCGCGCTGCCCTCGCTCACCGGGATGCGGTGGGGCGCGGCGCTACTGGTCTTCGGGCTCCACACCCACAACCTCCTGCTGGTGCACGGGACTTCGGGCGCCGCGGCGACCTGGGCCTTCACCTCGGGAGCGACCGGGGTCTCGTTCTTCTTCATCCTCTCGGGCTTCGTGCTGGCCTGGACCGCGCGGCCGGGCGCCACCCGGCTGCCGGACGTCCGGCGCTTCTGGCGCCGGCGGATCGCCCGGATCTACCCCGTCCACCTGGTCACCGCGCTCCTCGCGCTGCTGCTCGCGCTCTGGCTGACCCCGGACGGGCTGCCGAGCGCCAAGCAGATCGCCGCCAACCTCCTCCTCGTCCACACCTGGAAGGGCGACTGGTGGCAGACCCTCGACTCGGTCAGCTGGTCGCTGGCCTGCGAGGCCTTCTTCTATGCCGTCTTCCCGCTGCTCCAGCGGCTGGTGCTGGACCCGCTGGCGCGGCGGCCGCGGCGCACCACCGCGCTCGCGGCCTGCTGCGCCGCACTGGTGGCGGTGCTGCCCTGGGTGGACGCCCACTTCGCGCTGAACTGGCAGATGAACAGTCAGCCGCTGCTACGGCTGCCGGAGTTCGTGCTGGGCGCGCTGCTCGCCCTCCTGGTCCGCGGCGGGCACTGGCGCGGACCGGCGCCGGACGCCGCGCTCGCCGTGGCACTCCTGGGCTACTTCGGCGCGGCCCAGCTGGCCGCCGGGTCGCCGTACGCGTACAGCGCCTGTACCGTGCTCGGCTTCGCGCTGCTGATCGCCGCCGGGGCGACCGCCGACCTGCGCGGGGAGCGCTGCTTCTGGCGGCGGCGGGCGCTGGTCCGACTGGGTGAACTCTCCTTCGCCTTCTACATGGTGCATCTGCTGGTGCTGCGGGCGGCCCTGCGGCTGCCGGACGCGGTCACCCACCACACCGCCTTCGCGGCGGCCGTGCTGGTGACGGCGCTGGGCTGCGCCTGGCTGGTCGAGCGGGGAGTGGAGCTCCCCGCCCGGCGGCTGATCCTCGCCCCGCCCCTGTGGGTGACGCGGTGGGCTCAGTGGAGGCAGAGGCAGAAGGGGTGGCCGGCGGGGTCCGCGTAG
- a CDS encoding VOC family protein, which yields MIRKLQAVALDCPDPMRLAGFYAELLGGQIKSDPEDPGWVEVHGFEGTPLAFQRVDGYRPPEWPGQQHPQQVHLDFDVDDIEADEKRVLELGATVLERTDQLRPEANWRVYADPAGHPFCLCLH from the coding sequence ATGATTCGGAAGCTTCAGGCGGTCGCACTGGACTGCCCGGACCCGATGCGACTCGCCGGGTTCTACGCGGAACTGCTCGGCGGGCAGATCAAGTCCGATCCGGAGGATCCCGGCTGGGTGGAGGTGCACGGCTTCGAGGGCACACCGCTGGCCTTCCAGCGGGTGGACGGCTACCGGCCGCCGGAGTGGCCCGGCCAGCAGCACCCGCAGCAGGTGCATCTGGACTTCGACGTGGACGACATCGAGGCCGACGAGAAACGGGTGCTGGAGCTGGGCGCGACCGTACTGGAGCGCACCGACCAGCTCCGCCCGGAGGCGAACTGGCGGGTCTACGCGGACCCCGCCGGCCACCCCTTCTGCCTCTGCCTCCACTGA
- a CDS encoding TIGR03936 family radical SAM-associated protein, producing MQRIRLRYTKRGRLRFTSHRDFQRAFERALRRSAVPMAYSAGFTPHPKISFANAAPTGTASEAEYLEIALTERRDPAELRARLDESLPDGLDVTDAVEALTSDFVERLEASVWRLALPGVAEDEARAAVDRFLAEESVTVQRRTKNGIRDFDARGAVLALEVLKPGAEAGSQAGVTGDTAGEGVEITPRADTRAGRGCAILRLVVRHATPAVRPDDVLSGLRAAADLAPPVPAEVTRLAQGPLGEETGTVTDPFAPDRGAA from the coding sequence GTGCAGCGCATCCGCCTCCGCTACACCAAACGCGGACGCCTCCGCTTCACCAGCCACCGCGACTTCCAGCGGGCCTTCGAGCGGGCCTTGCGCCGCTCCGCGGTGCCGATGGCGTACTCCGCCGGTTTCACCCCGCATCCCAAGATCAGCTTCGCCAACGCGGCCCCGACCGGGACCGCCAGCGAGGCCGAGTACCTGGAGATCGCCCTCACCGAGCGGCGCGATCCGGCGGAGCTGCGGGCCCGGCTGGACGAGTCGCTGCCGGACGGGCTGGACGTCACGGACGCTGTCGAGGCCCTGACCTCGGACTTCGTCGAGCGGCTGGAGGCGTCGGTGTGGCGGCTGGCGCTCCCGGGGGTGGCGGAGGACGAGGCCCGGGCGGCCGTCGACCGGTTCCTCGCGGAGGAGTCGGTCACCGTTCAGCGCAGGACCAAGAACGGCATCCGGGACTTCGACGCGCGCGGAGCGGTACTCGCCCTCGAGGTGCTGAAGCCGGGGGCCGAAGCCGGTTCGCAGGCCGGTGTGACGGGTGATACCGCTGGTGAAGGTGTGGAGATCACACCACGTGCCGATACCCGTGCGGGCCGTGGCTGTGCGATACTGCGGCTGGTTGTTCGGCATGCGACGCCTGCCGTACGACCCGACGACGTCCTGTCCGGCCTCCGTGCCGCGGCCGACCTCGCGCCGCCGGTCCCCGCAGAGGTGACCAGGCTGGCGCAGGGGCCGCTCGGCGAGGAGACCGGCACGGTGACCGACCCGTTCGCGCCGGACCGCGGCGCGGCGTAG